A section of the Leptotrichia buccalis C-1013-b genome encodes:
- a CDS encoding immunity 51 family protein translates to MKYVAIDEQDEKGFEEYIESLKKSGMELSEEEIQEIKNDINDQVAFCLMNNDKKFDEIFEKVSEINEEAYLNGYGWAALIESYLENNYPELYEDYDSDPEAGGYVGRYFGNTKENWEKIQKVTEIVEDLIENEDKIYKYIEENGDDIFWDSF, encoded by the coding sequence ATGAAATATGTAGCAATTGATGAGCAAGATGAAAAAGGGTTTGAGGAATATATTGAAAGTTTGAAAAAAAGTGGAATGGAGCTTTCAGAAGAAGAAATACAGGAAATAAAGAATGATATTAACGATCAAGTAGCCTTTTGTCTAATGAATAATGATAAAAAATTTGATGAAATTTTTGAAAAAGTATCTGAAATTAATGAAGAAGCCTATTTAAATGGCTATGGATGGGCAGCTTTAATTGAAAGTTATTTGGAGAATAATTATCCAGAACTTTATGAAGATTATGATTCTGATCCTGAAGCTGGGGGATATGTTGGACGCTATTTTGGAAATACTAAGGAAAACTGGGAAAAAATACAGAAAGTGACTGAAATAGTTGAGGATTTGATTGAAAATGAAGATAAAATTTATAAGTATATTGAAGAAAATGGAGATGACATTTTCTGGGATTCATTTTAG
- a CDS encoding DUF2262 domain-containing protein has product MVFNINDNGEIEDFEVDWLGKKVYVSMEEAEIYDKELEKQMSLILDNVEEWDVKIKNSIVKKYLGMANSRLREEKLSVPLENVIQKFGNSLTKYDVENARNGIITGNFFFQNLTIDEIMPYSISQFSVWAYDEVFFDGYMFITDAEIYEKVVFDDLTNIYKKS; this is encoded by the coding sequence ATGGTATTTAATATAAATGATAATGGAGAAATTGAGGATTTTGAAGTTGATTGGCTTGGGAAAAAAGTGTATGTATCAATGGAAGAAGCTGAAATTTATGATAAGGAACTGGAAAAACAGATGTCTCTTATTCTTGATAATGTAGAAGAATGGGATGTCAAAATAAAAAATAGTATTGTAAAAAAATATTTAGGTATGGCAAACAGCCGTTTAAGAGAGGAGAAATTGTCTGTTCCATTGGAGAACGTTATTCAAAAGTTTGGAAATAGTCTAACTAAATACGATGTAGAAAATGCTAGAAATGGAATTATTACAGGAAACTTTTTCTTCCAAAATTTAACAATTGATGAAATAATGCCATATTCTATTAGTCAATTTAGTGTATGGGCTTATGATGAAGTATTTTTTGATGGATATATGTTTATAACTGATGCTGAGATTTACGAGAAAGTTGTTTTTGATGATTTGACAAATATTTATAAAAAATCATAA
- the clpB gene encoding ATP-dependent chaperone ClpB, which translates to MEQNFTQKSFEAISEANNFAIRYRHSDIKVEHLLLALVGQMDGLIPSVLKKMGIDTTDMIRKIESKLESFPKIEGGNSEPRANSELNRVLVGARDIAKKMGDSYISTEHLFLASYDNNSFLKDYGINKKQFETVLENVRGGRKIMTDNPESTYEALDKFGKDLVELARKGKLDPIIGRDNEIRRAIQILSRRNKNNPILIGEPGVGKTAIAEGIAQRILKGDVPENLKDKTIFSLDMGALVAGAKYRGEFEERLKAVLEEIEKSEGRIILFIDEVHNIVGAGKTEGSMDAGNLLKPMLARGEIKVIGATTIDEYRKYIEKDAALERRFQPVMVDEPTVEDTISILRGLKEKFEIFHGIRITDNAIVTAATMSDRYINDRFLPDKAIDLIDEAAAKVKTEINSMPTELDEVTRRVMQLEIEKVALEKEKDQASKDRLVTLEKELAELNEKKAAFKAQWESEKQEVEKIQNINTEIEKVKLQIADAQRKNDYNKLAELQYGKLPELEKQRADEEEKAKNQNPDANKLLKQEIDSEEIAEIVGKWTGIPVSKLLQGEREKILHLAEQMMKRVIGQDEAITTISDTIIRSRAGLKDPNRPIGSFIFLGPTGVGKTYLTKTLAFNLFDDERNIIRIDMSEYMDKFSTTRLIGAPPGYVGYEEGGQLTEAVRRKPYSVILFDEIEKAHPDVFNILLQLLDDGRLTDGKGKVIDFKNTIIIMTSNIGSEIILEDPQVSEPTKEAVLNEMKHRFKPEFLNRIDDIIVFKALGKESVKNIISLILDEINDKLKEQYIKIEFTDKALDYIVNEAYDPAYGARPLKRFVQKDIETNLSKMILSNEVPENSTVVLDSDGEKLIYDVKK; encoded by the coding sequence ATGGAACAGAACTTTACGCAAAAAAGTTTTGAGGCTATTTCAGAGGCTAATAACTTTGCGATTAGATACAGACATTCTGATATAAAGGTGGAACATTTACTGCTTGCACTTGTGGGGCAGATGGATGGCTTGATTCCTAGCGTACTTAAGAAAATGGGAATTGATACGACTGATATGATTAGGAAGATTGAGAGCAAACTAGAAAGTTTTCCTAAGATTGAAGGTGGAAATAGTGAGCCAAGAGCGAATAGTGAATTAAATAGAGTTCTCGTTGGAGCAAGAGATATTGCAAAGAAAATGGGAGACAGCTATATTAGTACAGAACATTTGTTTTTGGCAAGTTATGATAATAACAGCTTTTTAAAAGATTACGGAATAAACAAGAAACAGTTTGAAACTGTACTTGAAAATGTAAGAGGAGGTAGAAAAATTATGACAGATAATCCAGAAAGTACATACGAAGCATTAGATAAATTTGGAAAAGATCTGGTTGAACTGGCTCGAAAAGGTAAACTTGATCCAATTATTGGAAGAGATAATGAAATACGACGGGCTATACAGATTTTATCAAGAAGAAATAAAAACAATCCGATTCTGATTGGAGAGCCTGGAGTTGGGAAAACAGCCATTGCAGAAGGGATTGCACAAAGAATATTGAAGGGCGATGTGCCTGAAAACTTGAAGGATAAAACAATTTTCTCACTTGATATGGGTGCCTTGGTTGCAGGGGCGAAATATCGTGGGGAATTTGAGGAAAGATTAAAAGCGGTATTGGAAGAAATTGAAAAAAGTGAAGGAAGAATAATACTTTTCATTGATGAAGTACATAATATTGTAGGAGCAGGAAAAACAGAAGGATCTATGGATGCTGGAAACCTTTTGAAGCCAATGCTTGCACGTGGGGAAATAAAGGTTATTGGAGCTACTACGATTGATGAATATAGAAAATATATCGAAAAGGATGCGGCACTTGAGCGTAGATTTCAGCCTGTAATGGTAGATGAGCCGACTGTGGAAGATACTATTTCAATTTTACGTGGATTGAAAGAAAAATTTGAAATTTTCCATGGAATCAGAATTACGGATAATGCTATAGTTACTGCGGCTACAATGAGTGACAGATATATAAATGACAGATTTTTACCAGATAAAGCGATAGACTTGATTGACGAGGCGGCTGCAAAAGTTAAGACTGAAATTAATTCAATGCCTACAGAACTCGATGAAGTGACAAGACGTGTTATGCAGCTTGAAATTGAAAAAGTGGCACTTGAGAAGGAAAAAGATCAGGCTTCTAAAGATAGGCTTGTTACATTAGAAAAAGAATTGGCAGAACTTAACGAGAAAAAAGCCGCATTTAAGGCACAATGGGAAAGTGAAAAGCAGGAAGTTGAAAAAATACAAAATATTAATACAGAAATTGAAAAAGTTAAACTTCAAATTGCTGATGCACAAAGAAAAAATGACTATAACAAATTGGCTGAACTGCAATACGGTAAATTGCCGGAACTAGAAAAACAAAGAGCAGATGAAGAAGAAAAAGCCAAAAATCAAAATCCAGATGCAAATAAATTATTAAAACAGGAAATTGACAGTGAAGAAATAGCAGAAATTGTTGGAAAATGGACTGGAATACCAGTTTCAAAATTGTTACAGGGAGAGCGTGAAAAAATCTTGCATCTTGCAGAACAAATGATGAAAAGAGTAATCGGACAAGATGAAGCAATCACAACAATAAGCGACACAATAATTCGTTCACGTGCTGGATTAAAAGATCCAAACCGTCCAATTGGTTCATTCATCTTCTTAGGACCAACAGGGGTAGGTAAGACTTATTTGACAAAAACTCTTGCATTTAACCTGTTTGACGACGAAAGGAATATTATTAGAATTGATATGAGTGAATACATGGATAAATTCAGCACCACAAGATTAATCGGAGCACCTCCAGGGTATGTAGGATATGAAGAAGGTGGGCAATTGACAGAAGCTGTAAGAAGAAAACCTTATTCAGTAATTTTGTTTGACGAAATTGAAAAGGCTCATCCAGATGTATTTAATATTCTGTTGCAACTACTTGATGATGGAAGGCTTACAGATGGAAAAGGAAAAGTTATAGACTTTAAGAATACAATTATCATTATGACTTCAAATATTGGAAGTGAAATTATATTGGAAGATCCGCAAGTTTCAGAGCCAACAAAAGAAGCAGTTTTAAATGAAATGAAACATAGATTCAAGCCAGAATTCTTGAACAGAATTGACGATATTATCGTATTTAAGGCATTAGGAAAAGAAAGTGTGAAAAATATTATATCACTTATCCTTGATGAAATAAACGATAAATTAAAGGAACAATACATAAAAATTGAATTTACAGACAAAGCTCTGGACTACATCGTAAACGAGGCTTATGACCCAGCTTATGGAGCAAGACCTCTAAAACGTTTTGTTCAAAAAGATATAGAAACTAACTTATCAAAAATGATTTTGAGCAACGAAGTACCTGAAAATAGTACGGTTGTGCTGGATAGTGATGGGGAAAAATTAATTTATGATGTGAAGAAATAA